In Glycine max cultivar Williams 82 chromosome 15, Glycine_max_v4.0, whole genome shotgun sequence, the DNA window AAATTGGCAAAGCCTAGCAAGTAGCAACATGTGAAATGCTCAATCAGCGCGAGTATGGGTTAACCTAGCTATGTTCCTACTCAATCTAAAATTTGGACAAAGACCAGTCTTGTGAATTCAAATTTGGCATACATGATAATATTTGGGATAAGATCAACTCAGTCTAAAATTTTAACAGAGACCAATctgtgaattcaaatttttggcatacctaataatatatttgagaTAAGATCAAGTTAACCTGATTTGTTAGCATAATATATTAATCTTAAGATTATATGTAGTccttataaagaaaatatatgcataattaaattataagtttagCGAAGTATATAGTTataattaagatatattttagaatatttaagataaatgatatcaatataaatataatatcatattagaaaaaacattatttattaaataacaaaaattgtataattaatacattattattttgaaatttatatttttttaaagaacatATAACATTAGATTAGAACAATTCGGAGTAGAACTCGAACATACCCTTGAAATCTATCAAATCAACTCGAGCTCCATCAAAGTTCTCTCAAATTGGATCAGGTTGGTGGGACAAGATAAGTGATGAGCACCTCTATACAGCAATGTGCCAAATTAATgagattattttgatatattgtaGTCATGCAATAGtagtttcttataaatttttttaatattatttttatttttttcactgtaTTATCattgtgaaatatttattagatcGAACTCCaacagaaaaatatttattggatTTGTGTGGATGAATCTTTACAGGAAATTTTTGCCCCAACTAACTGacatttagtaaaataatttcttttaataacagtttttttatcaataagactgaatttgaaattttgctTTAAGAGTTCTAAAGTCACTTATATTCGAAACCTAGAAACGTGTAGGtgtttttatcccttttttatgtcaattaatttattttcgtttttttacacaaaataaatacaatttctCAGTTATCAATGCACCGTTACCGCGCTTTGTTAATTGAGACAATTCATGATATCATTGGGGTTTTCATCGTACGTAGCTACCACTATAGTCAAATTTGGTGATCGACATATCCCAAATGCCATCATATATGCCTTGTTTCCATCCCTGTGCTCACCGCGCCGTAATATCACCATCAGCTCTCAGATCAAATATTATTGTATGAGATCATGGATATGCAGATGGTGAATGAGTCATGGTGATAGGATTTATTATTTGTTGACTTATTAATCCATTAATCGGGTATTTTgatgtgattttttaaaaaaaatgttacattaacgtgtattataatataatttaatcatgaAATGTAATGTGAATTATATAATCATGTcagttaattaaatttgattatttattttttaattcaaatttgataatcttataaaaaattatattttattttgatttttaatttaatgttttattaaaagatCACTTTATTTCTAATCCAGTAGCTTTGTTCTCTTCTCACGATTACCTGACCACCCACGACATGTCTCCTACCTCGCGGTGTTATCCTACCTCCGATTGCAAGCATGCATATTTTAGACAAAAAAGAAGGGACGGTAAAaactaaaggaaaaaaataaacataatttgaaTACTCAACGTAACTCCCCGCAAGGTAAGGGTTTGAtttggaaaaaacaaaaactttttcGACCCAGAGCAATTTTGTGAGGTTGATCCGTTATGTCCTACTCTTActttttgaagaagaaaaatacagtAATCTATATCAACAGTAGGTAATAAAAAGAACtgcttaagaaaagaaaagaaaaaaaaaaagctgctTCAGAAAATTATGCAAGTCAATTTGCCATGGGAAAAAAAGGGTACATGTAACTATCTTCATAAACAACAAAGATCGAATTTTTAAACCACCCACAAGCAAATCTACTGCACAGAGTAACAAAAAAGTCACGGATTACTTTaatatcaaagaaaaccaaTTATTCGACCTATTTGAGAATGAACACCTAATAGGAAAAACGAGGGAGATAGAAATTAAAACGCAAATCAAAAGCAGGAGGGAACAAAGGCTACGAGATTAAAATCGAAAAGAAAGCCAATTATCCGGTGTGAGGCACGTTGTAGGTGACAAGGTAATGAGAAGGGGACGAAGGCTACGAGATTCAGAAGTAGGAAATTAGGTATTGAATTAGGAAGATTAGTgataaagtaatattttaataaaacattaaattaaaactaaaaatataaaatctgtAATAAGATTCtcatatttaaattgaaaaaaaaaatcaaatttaatttactaatatATAATCCTGATGTCATTTTATGATTGGACTAAACGTAATACATATTGACATGATTTATTCTAAAGTTATACAAAATAACAGTCATctattaaataataatcatgtttatttttttcaattcactCTAGACTCTGAAACATCATACAGCATACATAAAATCAAATacgtatttttatatttagtttaaatatcattattatatattattttcattatcattGTCACGGTCTCTTAAAGGATCATATTGTTATAgtatactttaattttattaaattatgtcattttaattaaaaaataatttattttcacttatAATTGAATATGAAAGGAGTATATTTAGAAGTATATATTTTTCTGTTTGAAGCATTGGTTCAACATTTTCCACAAACATGTATGTTCCGAGTTTGTTTCTCTAAGAAGGTATATATAATGACAAAAAAGCCCAGGGGAATTGAGAAAATGGCGGGTAAGGTTTGGTTGTTGAGAAGTGAGAACTATCAGAAATCAAACGCGGACATCAATCAGTTTCAAAATAAATCAGAATCTAGAGTCTTTATATGTTAAGCCAATGGGGGAATGTTGATTAATATGTACGTTCTTAATTTTGGTGTACCGGATGAACAAGAAGTCAAAGTCATTGCACGATAGTCTTCACAAGAAATCAATAATTTGTGTATTGATTTCTTCACATTCCCTCAGATGTTGACCTATTTGAATTATCTCAAAAATATATCATACATTATTTAACGTCCTCTCTTCCAAAGTTTTACAAATTCGCCTCTTCGTCCATCCATGACAGTTGTGTGTTAGAAATGAAGATTATTTAAGATATGTTTgagatataagtttttttatttataatctattttttcAATAGTATATGactttttgaatttaaaactaaaacatcAATCATTTTCTGAATTTCAACTCcgaaacataaatataaaataatgagaGTAAATATATAGTGGCCGAAAGCAAGCCAGCGAGGTGCATCTACTACACTAGACAGATGAGTGCTTGGTCGAATGCGCGTTGGATGGAGTGCGAGATCTTGCTCTTCACGAGGCATGCGTCAAAGTGATAAAGGTGGAAAACCCAAAGTACGAGAATGTGGTCACGATGTTGCGTCGAAACTCTATATATGTACTACTACTACGTACTtagttactcttttttttttttaatcagttagtatttaataaaattatttttttcaattttttaatcgtttcaattaatattaaatttttaatcaatgttaATAATAAGCATAATGTGATATACTAATAAtctactttttttcttcaaattatatgtttgtaacatatatatatttgcactttaatatatatttttattatcattaaataatagGAGTATTTTATTCCCGTGTTTATCCTAATTCCTCGATATAATACACcgcaaaaattaatgaaaagctGTGACTAGAGTTGCGTTTCATTGATAATAGAAGGGCAGTAGTGACTATTACACTTcaatcaaacaagaaaaagaacaagGATTAAAAGGAAGTGCATAAGCAACCTATTCATTTTCTATATATCTCAAGTAAAGTCAACTGTTTGGAACCTAGATACAcacacccaaaaaaaataaaaaataaaaaagttggcCTAACAACACGTGCCAAAATTGAGTAGTAGAATTTTGACACACTTTGCCTCCTTAATCAGCAGCAGATTTCTCAAAAGGGCCGAGTCTATTATCCGCTAGCCTTGACGCGTACGCAGCCTTCTTGTATTCCCACCATGTGAACTCTTTGTAGAAACTCTCTTCTCCTTTTAACATGAGTGAAGGTAAAGGTGCTATCTTTTCACACAAGGGTGGTCCTCCAAAGTAGATCATTGACAACCTTGACTTGGTTGGGTCAGCCAAAACTCTATGCTTTACACTTTTAAACCTCCCATTAGTCATTACCTGCATCGGTTTCGTCCACAACCAGATTACAAGATTTTTTTGGTAAGAAAACACACCCAAaagcaaaatttttaaaatacccCATATCAAAATGTTTGTCGGAATGTCTTTTCCAAGGAGGATAAGTGAGTCCTTTAGCGACACGTCACCCAGATATTGTAACAATTCAAGTGAATTAATCTGGCTTTTACCATGTgacaatttcatttattttttacaatagtGACTCTGAAGTTTAAGACCTTTTGTATTATGTTCCAACATCTTACTATGAGGCCGATCCCAGTACTATATGACACTTTTACTATATCATAtataatcttatttatttttttcccttacaTGTAAACTAatcttataaaataagaattcaTCCCATCACATACAGTTTATGTGATTGAGAGAGTAAAATCTATACACTAATAAATGAGATAATAAATGAAGATAtggaatattaaatatttagatgAAAATATTTGAGTAAAAGCATTAATAGTACCTGAAGAGTGTCACCAACATTGATGAAAAAGGAAGTTTGATCAGGTGGGACAGAAACCCAAGTGCCATCTGTGAGACAGATTTGCAGGCCTGAGGTGCTGTTAGATCTCAAGACAGAAATTATCTGTGGGTCTGTGTGCTCTCCAAATCCAACCAAATTCCTTCCGTTCAATGCTTGCACCTCCGGGCATGGCGGGTAGTGGTTAAGTCTGAAGCAAGAATCACTCTTCTCATCCTTCAGCAACCTACTCAACACATTCCTCTGCGTTATCCCCAATCCCTCAGCCATCAATTCCAACACCTCATAGCACATGTTCTTCACCGCTCTAATGTATTCCTCCACCACCGCCCTGAAAATCAATGAtgccacacacaaaaaaatgtgAGTTATTTCTCATAAAGTTAAGGTGATTTTCTATTTAAATGTGAGAACTTTAATATATGCCTAATACCATTTTAAAATGGGTCTGATTAACAGTACTTCTTTTAAAATGGGTCTGATTAACAGTACTTTTTAAGTTATTggtcaaaaaattaaaagaaataagtatTTAGTCTGTAATTCatataagaatatataaaaaatataagcaacATAATTTTACGtttccaataaaaatatttatattttaaatttctttgttAGAAATTCCTTAATCAATGTCATGC includes these proteins:
- the GA2OX8 gene encoding gibberellin 2-beta-dioxygenase 8, which encodes MVVLSQPALNQFFLLKTCKPTPLFAGIPVVDLTDPDAKTHIVNACRDFGFFKLVNHGVPLQFMANLENETLGFFKKPQSEKDRAGPPDPFGYGSKRIGPNGDVGWVEYLLLNTNPDVISPKSQFIFREGPQNFRAVVEEYIRAVKNMCYEVLELMAEGLGITQRNVLSRLLKDEKSDSCFRLNHYPPCPEVQALNGRNLVGFGEHTDPQIISVLRSNSTSGLQICLTDGTWVSVPPDQTSFFINVGDTLQVMTNGRFKSVKHRVLADPTKSRLSMIYFGGPPLCEKIAPLPSLMLKGEESFYKEFTWWEYKKAAYASRLADNRLGPFEKSAAD